DNA sequence from the Colletotrichum higginsianum IMI 349063 chromosome 10, whole genome shotgun sequence genome:
GCAGCTGGCGGCCCTGGCCGTAGGCGGGCTTCGCGAGCTCGGCTTGCCGACGCCGTTCGGCCCAGGCCCCGGCGTTGGCGCACTTGTGGGAGGTCTCAGACCGGTGGTCAAGGCAGAATGTCTTTTTACAGCTTTGGCAGAAGAAAGGGAGGAAGTCAAGTTGGTTGCAGTAGTCGTACTCGCAGTGCTTGCCGACCAGTTGCGCATCGAAGCCGTCTTTGGTGTCGTCCATTTTGACGTAGCTCGTCTCGTCAGTGTTGGATGAGGACGCCATTGTGATGACGTGTTCGGCTTCCCGGTCTATTTATTTGCGATAATTTTCGGTCGTCTCTTGGGTAGAGAAAGGGCTGGCGTAGACCTCAACCGGGGCGCAACAGGTGGCACGAGGCTGAGAGGGAGGCGACGATGGCAATGGCAATGTTGCTGAGAAATGGCGAGGAGAAAGGTCTGGAAGAAACCAGCTGGCGGGTTTTCGGCGTGTTGGTCATCCGCTCACAGCGGGGCCTCCCCTGAGCTCAGGCGCCAAGTATAGCGCGTGTGTGGCCACCGGCAGCCTGGGAGGCGGCTGATCCATACGGGTAACCGAGGCCCGGGGCCATTCGGATGATCAAGACAATTTTGTCTCGTCTTTCCAACGGCGGTGCGGACGCAAGTGGTAGTTgtctcttctcgtcgtctAGTTTTCACCTCTTGAAATACCCCGATGCTTCATTGGCATTGGTGATCTAAGTTAGCTCTTCGAGACATATGCAAGTAACAAACGGCAACAAGCCCCCGCTAACAGACACCTGTAGGCTGTAGCCCCAGGGATGGGGTGATCCCCGACCGCAGCAACCCCACAGTTCAATCGGGCCCGATCCAGCGGGCCCCGGACCCCTAAAGTGGACCGCGTACTAACGCGTTTGTTTCTCGCGAATCAATGACGTTGCCAATTAAACGTCTGGCCGCACTTACCTGTCCTACATGCCTACCCTGCAAAGGCCGGGAAACTCTTAATCCCTCGGACGATGGACAACTTTCCGCCTTAACACCACCCAACGCAATGCCTCCACACGTCCCGCGCAAGCGGCTGCGCGAGGATTCGCCTGTCAAATCAAGCCCGAAACGCCACCAGGCAGCCAAAGGGCAGTCAAACCCCGTCGCGGCATCCACCCGCAGGAAGCCGACTCTGTACGATGATCTGGATGCTACCATCACGCCTGACTCGTCTAGGGTCGGCCGCCCTGACCTAGATGTCGTGAGCGATAGCGACGAGGACAGTTCGTTGAGCGACTTATCCGACGGCGATTTTGAGGATGTCCCCGTCGCAAACGGACGGAAAGCCGAGGAACCAtctgacgatgacgatgacgatgacgaaaacgacgacgtcgagttTGAAGATGTTCCTGCTCCAAGAACAACCCTGGCTAAGGCAGCTACGACATCCCAAGACCTCCAGCTTACTCTTGACGCCGGACTTGGAACCGCCATGACCGATCCTTATGGCGACAAGAAGGGACCAACGAAGCGCGAAAAGAAGATTCGAATGGTAACCCATTGTATCCACGTCCAATATCTTCTTTGGCATAACGCGCTTCGAAATTCGTGGATTAGCGATCTCGAAGTCCAAGCAATCATGATGTCCCACGTCCCACCCCGTCTTTGGGAAGACGTCGAGAGGTGGAGGAGAGCTAGCGGACTGGACGCAAAGCCGGAGAAAGCTCCGCCGAAACCGGCCAAGCCGACCAAAAAGACCAGAAGCAAGGCAAAAGGAAagaaggtcgaggacgaagactCTCGAGATTGGGGTCCTGCCGCTGAGAGACTGGATGAAGGGGCTGTCGATATGAGCCATGGTGATCCACTCTTCAGACTCATGAAGTCTCTTGTGGCCTGGTGGAGGCAACGCTTTCGAGTCACCGCGCCGGGCATTCGGAAGTGGGGTTACATGCCCCCCGAACGGCTTGGCAGACTGCGAAAAGCTTGGGAGACGGAGGATCATGATCAGGAGCGTTTCGGAGAACGACTCAACGGACTCGTAGGCTTGCGATTGTGCGCCCAAGAATGTGCAGGGAGTCGGGATGTGGGATCGCAACTATTTACAGCCCTTATGAGGGCTCTGGGGTTGGAGGCACGGATGGTCTCGAACCTGCAGCCGTTAGGCTTCGGATGGACGAAGCTGGAGGAGGCAGACCCCGAAAAGGAGAAGAGCTCATTTCAGGTCACTAGCAATGATGCGAGGAGCGACGATGGCAGGAACGGTGAAAAGACCGGCgggaagacgaagaaaacGGCAAAGAATCTCccggcgaagaagagcacGGCGCCAGCACGAAACGCCAGCACGAGGCGCGCAAGCCAAAAGAAGATCGGTATTGAAATAGATGGCTCGGATGACGAGCTCGGCTTGGAGCATCCagacagcgacgacgaatCGATCGTAGAGCTGGAGGTGACTCCGCGGAAGCCTCTGGCGGTGTCCAAAAAGTTCGATAAGGACCTGGAGTTTCCTCATTACTGGACGGAGGTTCTGTCACCAGTGACAAAGAAGTATCTACCGGTTGACCCCATCGTCAAGAATGTCATTGGAACCAACCGAGACCTGATTGAATCCCTAGAGCCGCGTGGCGGGAAGGCGGACAAGTCAAAGCAGGTTGTGGCGTACATCGTTGGCTTCTCACCGGATGGGACAGCCAAGGACGTCACGGTCCGTTATCTCAGGAAACAGTTATGGCCTGGCCGCACGAAAGGCTTTAGGATGCTACCAGAGAAAGTTCCGATTTACAACCGTCACGGCAAAGTGAAGCGATACGATCAGTTCGACTGGTTTAAGTCGGCTATGAAGGGCTATGCGAGGGGCGACCGAAAGCACCCACTTACAGAAGaggacgaagccgaggagtCGACGGACCTGACCCCAGCCCAACCGGAAAAGAAGGAGGTGAAGGAGGGCAGTGAGACTCTGGCGTACTACAAGCAGTCGAAGGAGTTCTGTCTCGAGCGCCACCTCAAGCGAGAGGAGGCTCTTTTGCCCGCGTCTAATCCCGTCAGGACATTCAAGAACAAATCAAAGGGCGGAGAGATATCCGAAGAGCCAGTGTATTCGAGGAAGAACGTTGTCAATGTCAAGAGTGCAGAAACATGGCACAAGCAGGGTAGAGCACCCAAGCCTGGCGAGCAGCCGCTCAAGAGGGTGCCGTACCGCGCGGCCACGACCAACAGGCGCCGCGAGatcgccgaagccgaggcccTCAGCGGCGAAAAGGTCCTTCAGGGATTGTACAGCTTTGACCAGACAGATTGGATTATCCCGCCACCTATCAAAGACGGGATCATTCCAAAAAACGAATACGGGTAAGCATTCCTGGCCAAGTTGACTTTGTGTTTCGCTGACGCAAAATATTCAGCAACATCGACTTATTCGCCGAACACATGTGCCCTGAAGGTAACCATCCATTGTTTTGGTTAACAAGTTGGACCACTTTGCTGATACGCCAACAGGTGCCGCCCATGTTCCATTCCGAGGGGCTGTCAAGGTCTGCAAACGGCTCAAGATCGACtacgccgaggccgttgtGGACTTTGAGTTCGGAAACCGAATGGCAGTGCCCGTCATTCAAGGTGTTGTCATCGCCGAGGAATACCATGACCAGGTGATGGAAGAAATCCGCAAAGACGAGGTGGAAAGAGCACgcaaggaggacgagaagcggCGCAAGGAGGCGCTCAGAGTGTGGAACAAGTTCTTGAAGGGGCTCAGAATCGTCGAGCGCATTCGCCAGGACTACGGACAAGTCGACGACAGTGTTCCGGTTTTCCAGAAAGGAGCGGCCAAAGCCGTCCGACACATTCGCGATgcggacgaagaggaagaggcaaATCAGATGGACGCAGAAGAGATGCGCATGAGGGAGGAGCAAATGGCTGGTGGTTTTTTCCCAGAAGGccacgaggaggaagaggtcgaGCAGACACAGCGGTTCACTTCTGGGTTCTTCCCAgtggtcgacgagggcgacgaagaccGCGACATGGAAGATGCCTTGGTCGTGGaccacggcggcgaggaaaAACTGGACACGATggaagatggagatggtaccgccgacgccgaagaggcTTTCCCAGATGCGGAACCCCTGCCTGCGCCGGTGAGGGCCGAAccgaagccgaagaagaaggcggcgacgaggcgatCGACGAGACGCAGGCGAAGACCTGTTCCCGAcagcgaggacgaagatgagggggaggatgacgacAGTTTTGTGGCCTCGGACGACAATTACGAGTGATCCAGTTGCATCCAGTTGTGGCTGAGCGGATTCCGTGCGGGACGGCAGGAGGCGCACGATTGTCGATACTGTACGCCGGGATATGGTCATGTTCAGGAAACCAAGGCTGTTGTGGATAGATGTGCAGCGATGTATTTGGCCGTAGCTGGTGTAACGCTGAACGTGTCACCATCCCTATTTGTCGAGAGACACATGCGGCGAGATAGTCTCAACCGTCACCACCAATGGACCCCAGACAATATGCCGGGATGCGCTGGCGCTGGTTCGAGGCGGAAAATGATTGATATTACGAGAATTAGTGCACTGGATTTAGAGCAGCTGATCACATACCGAAGGAGACACAGAATCCAAGTCATTCCACACTCTACCTACAATCACTCGTACCCAGGTCGTCAGTGACATTCATGCTTGGTGAAGATTTGCCAAGTGCAGTCTCCGATTGGATCGCGAGCGCGAACCCCCCCTAGTTCGGGACA
Encoded proteins:
- a CDS encoding Rad4 transglutaminase-like domain-containing protein, which encodes MTLPIKRLAALTCPTCLPCKGRETLNPSDDGQLSALTPPNAMPPHVPRKRLREDSPVKSSPKRHQAAKGQSNPVAASTRRKPTLYDDLDATITPDSSRVGRPDLDVVSDSDEDSSLSDLSDGDFEDVPVANGRKAEEPSDDDDDDDENDDVEFEDVPAPRTTLAKAATTSQDLQLTLDAGLGTAMTDPYGDKKGPTKREKKIRMVTHCIHVQYLLWHNALRNSWISDLEVQAIMMSHVPPRLWEDVERWRRASGLDAKPEKAPPKPAKPTKKTRSKAKGKKVEDEDSRDWGPAAERLDEGAVDMSHGDPLFRLMKSLVAWWRQRFRVTAPGIRKWGYMPPERLGRLRKAWETEDHDQERFGERLNGLVGLRLCAQECAGSRDVGSQLFTALMRALGLEARMVSNLQPLGFGWTKLEEADPEKEKSSFQVTSNDARSDDGRNGEKTGGKTKKTAKNLPAKKSTAPARNASTRRASQKKIGIEIDGSDDELGLEHPDSDDESIVELEVTPRKPLAVSKKFDKDLEFPHYWTEVLSPVTKKYLPVDPIVKNVIGTNRDLIESLEPRGGKADKSKQVVAYIVGFSPDGTAKDVTVRYLRKQLWPGRTKGFRMLPEKVPIYNRHGKVKRYDQFDWFKSAMKGYARGDRKHPLTEEDEAEESTDLTPAQPEKKEVKEGSETLAYYKQSKEFCLERHLKREEALLPASNPVRTFKNKSKGGEISEEPVYSRKNVVNVKSAETWHKQGRAPKPGEQPLKRVPYRAATTNRRREIAEAEALSGEKVLQGLYSFDQTDWIIPPPIKDGIIPKNEYGNIDLFAEHMCPEGAAHVPFRGAVKVCKRLKIDYAEAVVDFEFGNRMAVPVIQGVVIAEEYHDQVMEEIRKDEVERARKEDEKRRKEALRVWNKFLKGLRIVERIRQDYGQVDDSVPVFQKGAAKAVRHIRDADEEEEANQMDAEEMRMREEQMAGGFFPEGHEEEEVEQTQRFTSGFFPVVDEGDEDRDMEDALVVDHGGEEKLDTMEDGDGTADAEEAFPDAEPLPAPVRAEPKPKKKAATRRSTRRRRRPVPDSEDEDEGEDDDSFVASDDNYE